The Longimicrobium sp. genome segment ATCCACACGCACGCGTCCGATGGCCAGCTTTCGCCCACGGCGGTGGTGAACGCCGCGGTGAAGGGGCGCCTGGACGTGATCGCGATCACCGACCACGACACCGCGGCGGGGCTGATCGAGGCGCTGGCCGCCGCGCGCGGGCAGCCGGTTTCCGTGATTCCCGGGGTGGAGCTCTCCAGCAAGCAGGGCGAGAACGAGATCCACGTGCTGGGCTACTTCGTGGACCCCGACGCCCCCTCGCTGCAGCGCCACCAGGCCTCGGCGGGCGGCCGCCGCGCCGACCGCATGCAGGAGATGGTGAAGCGGCTGCAGGAGATGGGGCTGGGGGTGCAGTACGAGGACGTGCTGCGCATCGCCGGGCCCGAGGCGTCCAGCCTGGGGCGGCCGCACCTGGCGCGCGCGCTGCAGCAGGCTGGCCACACCCGCAGCGTGGGCGAGGCCTTCGACCTGTACCTGAAGGACGGCGGGAGCGCGTTCGTGGAGACGCCGTTCCCCACCGTGCGCGAGGCCATCGACACCATCCACGCGGCGGGCGGCGTGGCGGTGTGGGCGCACCCGGAGCTGGAGGTGTTCGACCGCGAGGTGCGCAACTTCGCGTCGTGGGGACTGAACGGGATCGAATGCTTCCGCCCCAACACGCCGCCGGTGGAAAGCATGCTGTTCGACAAGGTGGCGCGCGAGATGGGGCTCTTCCGCACCGGGGGCTCGGACTGGCACGGACCGCATCGCGGGCGCCTGGGCGACTGGGCCGTCCGTTCGGAGGAGGTCCGGGAGTTGCTGGATTCGCGGGGGCTCGGCTGAACGCCGGGCCCTTTCTTCATCTCCAATCTTCCCCCGGATCACCATTCTCCGGAGGATCCCCGGTATCCTGGAGGGAAGGGCGAATGAATTCGCGGCAACAACTGCCCGAAGTCCGCCTTCGCGGACTCGCGCCGCCGGCATTCCCGCTTTGAGCACGCATCCTCCGGCGGGTGCGGGCGCATCGCCCGATGCGACGGTGCCGGCGCCCGCGCCGGCTCCGGCTCCGGCTCCCGTTCGCGGAGACTTGGGCGGGCTGCGCGATCCGTTCGTCATCCCCGGGCTCATCCTTCTCGGCGTGCTGACGGTGCTGGCGGTCCTGCTCTACCGCGCGGCGCCGCAGACGGCGGCGGAGGTGGGGAGCACCGCGCTGGTGGCGGTGCGGCCGGACGCCTTCACGCCGCGCGTTTCCCGCGCCCGCGAGCGGGTGGACGCGGCGCAGCGGGCGCGCGTGGCGGGCGACACCTCGGGCGCGATCGCGCGCTACGCGGAAGCGGAGGAGGAGGCGCTCTCCGCCCGCGAGCGCGCCGCCGACACCACGCAGGTGCGCACCGCGACGGAATTGTGGGCCAACATCGTGCTCGACCGCGCGGAGCTGATGCTGGGCTCCGGCGCGCGCCCGTGGTACCGCGCCGACGACACGCAGGTGCTGAACGAGGCGCTGGCGTCGGTGCAGCGCCTGCGGCAGGTGTCGCTCACGCCGGGGACGCGGAGCCGCGCGGCGGACCTGGACACGCGCATCCGCCGGCAACTGCGGGCCGGGCCGCTGGAATGGCTGCCGCGATGATCCGCACCCCCGCCCAGCGTGCCGTCGCGGCCGCGCTCCTCTTCCTGGCGTCCGCCGTGCTGGCGGGGATCGCGCCGGCGGAGCACGGCGTGGAGTACCACGTCTTCGGCATCGTGGAGGGATTGTTCGCGCTGCTGCTGGCGTACCTGCTGGTGCTGCGGGGCGCCTGGCCGTCGCCGGCGGGCGTCCCGGGCTGGGCGGCGGCGGC includes the following:
- a CDS encoding PHP domain-containing protein yields the protein MISKRVDLHIHTHASDGQLSPTAVVNAAVKGRLDVIAITDHDTAAGLIEALAAARGQPVSVIPGVELSSKQGENEIHVLGYFVDPDAPSLQRHQASAGGRRADRMQEMVKRLQEMGLGVQYEDVLRIAGPEASSLGRPHLARALQQAGHTRSVGEAFDLYLKDGGSAFVETPFPTVREAIDTIHAAGGVAVWAHPELEVFDREVRNFASWGLNGIECFRPNTPPVESMLFDKVAREMGLFRTGGSDWHGPHRGRLGDWAVRSEEVRELLDSRGLG